A region of the Oncorhynchus clarkii lewisi isolate Uvic-CL-2024 chromosome 4, UVic_Ocla_1.0, whole genome shotgun sequence genome:
cgggtttggccggggcaggccgtcattgtaaataacaatttgttcttttaactgacttgcctagttaaataaaggttcaataaaaatatgtttaaaaaaattctaTGAGGaaaattggaattggaatttgcaAGTAGCCTGCCTGAACAGCAGCAACATCCTCCTTAACGGTTACAGAAACGTTTTAAtggctatgactgtgatatgttgaTTATCTACTTTAAtggaatgcactgactgtaaatagtaagggctctattcaataaATATGTAAAGCGATACAGATTTCgtgatagaaatgtaaaggtaatttctgaTACAGTAGGCAGCGTTTAATCTGAAGGTAGTCTCTGATaaagcgggaacattgcctttaaatttcaatcatgctgtaaagctgaacttccGCGATGCGGAATGAATAGAGCCCTAagacactctggataagagtgtctgctaaattaccaaaatgtaTATGTGAATATGAACATACCAAAATGAACTGCAAAATGAACTGCTTGAATGGGTATTAATTATTGGCTTTAATAATACTCAGCAATAATACTCAGAATCCTTTGCAATTGTTAATTTTTACATTACTACATTTATAtgtagttcatttagcagatgctctcagATGATCACATAATAGTGCCAACAGATTTCTGATACCAATGTAGGGTGAAAGGGGGCCACGGAAGTATCTTGTTACAGAATACATTGGAGTCTAGTTCAGCCCAGTGTATTATAAATTACAAAATACTCTGAAGTAATTTAAATATATGTAACAGATATACTGCCCACCTCTGAATATACATTTAATTCACCCCAACCCTGGATCTCTGTGTGATGCGCGAGAATGAGCTTGCTTTGTCTGTATCGTTTCTGTTTCCATATTCCAGGCTTCCCAGATGTGTCGGTGAGGAGCAACATGGTGTCTGGTAAGGAGGGGAACAGCACCACAGGCGAGTGTCTCTACAGTGACATCATGGATGACAGTGAGAAGATGTGGTGTTGGAACGGGAAACCTGCAGAGAACTGGAGCTCCTGCTTGACTGTAGAGGGAGAGCGGGCATCTCAGGACCGCATGGATTTGATCATCAATACATGGAGTCGTACCTTCACTGTGACGATGAGACATCTGGAGATGAACGATAACGACTGGTACTGGTGCATAGCAGGAGACAAGCAGATCCCGGTGTACATCTCAGTCCTCAATGCATCTAacgcatgtacagtgccttgcgaaagtattcggcccccttgaactttgcgaccttttgccacatttcaggcttcaaacataaagatataaaactgtatttttttgtgaagaatcaacaataagtgggacacaatcatgaagtggaacgacatttattggatatttcaaacttttttaacaaatcaaaaactgaaaaattgggcgtgcaaaattatttagcccccttaagttaatactttgtagcgccaccttttgctgcgattacagctgtaagtctcttggggtatgtctctatcagttttgcacatcgagacactgacattttttcccattcctccctgcaaaacagctcgagctcagtgaggttggatggagagcatttgtgaacagcagttttcagttctttccacagattctcgattggattcaggtctggactttgacttggccattctaacacctggatatgtttatttttgaaccattccattgtagattttgctttatgttttggattattgtcttgttggaagacaaatctccgtcccagtctcaggtcttttgcagactccatcaggttttcttccagaatggtcctgtatttggctccatccatcttcccatcaattttaaccatcttccctgtccctgctgaagaaaagcaggcccaaaccatgatgctgccaccaccatgtttgacagtggggatggtgtgttcagctgtgttgcttttacgccaaacataacgttttgcattgttgccaaaaagttcaattttggtttcatctgaccagagcaccttcttccacatgtttggtgtgtctcccaggtggcttgtggcaaactttaaacaacactttttatggatatcttttagaaatggctttcttcttgccactcttccataaaggccagatttgtgcaatataccactgattgttgtcctatggacagagtctcccacctcagctgtagatctctgcagttcatccagagtgatcatgggcctctttgctgcatttctgatcagtcttctccttgtatgagctgaaagtttagagggacggccaggtcttggtagatttgcagtggtctgatactccttccatttcattattatcgcttgcacagtgctccttgggatgtttaaagcttgggaaatctttttgtatccaaatccggctttaaacttcttcacaacagtatctcggacctgcctggtgtgttccttgttcttcatgatgctctctgcgcttttaacggacctctgagactatcacagtgcaggtgcatttatacggagacttgattacacacaggttgattgtatttatcctcattagtcatttaggtcaacattggatcattcagagatcctcactgaacttctggagagagtttgctgcactgaaagtaaaggggctgaataattttgcacgcccaatttttcagtttttgatttgttaaaaaagtttgaaatatccaataaatgtcgttccacttcatgattgtgtcccacttgttgttgattcttcacaaaaaaatacagttttatatctttatgtttgaagcctgaaatgtggcaaaaggtcgcaaagttcaagggggccgaatactttcgcaaggcactgtaagctgATAGACTGTCACAGATTCACTATCACTCACATTTAAGGCTTTGTAGCCCCCTTCAGAATCCAAATAATGGAGACAAAAGACCATTGTACCTTGTACATCTTTCATTTTCAAGAGACATTTATTGAAACAAgagaataataataattataataacaataataataataataatacttgttTATATTTCATTTACAAGTGCTCTGCATGTGATGCTTGCTACACAAATCAATGATTCAAATGTCCTTCCCCTCACAGCAATATCTCCTCCAACCATGAATCTGATTACTTTCCCTTTGGTCTTGACTCTGAGAGCAACGGAGGATGATAACTCAAGGTGGAGGTGAAACTATTGCTTTTTTTATTCATTAGTGTAGATATACTGTAACAGATAAGCTaatttagaattttttttttttggttttctAGTTGGGACTGGGAGAGATATCTGGATATTCTGCTGAAAGGTGCTGTTGGCCTGGTATTTTTGGCATGCACCATCCTAGCAGCTCTGGTGATGAGAGACTACCAAAGTAAGTGCTATGTATTTTTATCACTTAAATCGTTGAGTCCAAATATCTTATAAAAAATGACCATGTATGATAGCTAATTACACATGATATCTATTTGTGGGTATGTGTGCTCTTATGATGACAATTCATTTGAATGGTTTGCAGCCATAACAGAATAATCTATTGAAATTGTTTAATGTTTCATGCATTTTTTCTCTGTTCTCTACCTAATGGTATGTTATTACTACAATACATTTACTGTACATGTGATTATTTTGGTTGATATTAAAGCAAACTTACAGTAATTTTTATGATCCAAATGTATTTTTAGGCTCTTTTAATTGATATCATTGATCTTGATTTATCACCAGCTCAGTCATCTCTCCTTCCACAAGTCTGATATCTGACAGGAGATAAGAGAGAGACAAGTCAAGGGATTGGGTAGCTTTATAACAGTGATCAAATGGTCAGGTTAAAAAAGGAAACAGTATGTTCCCAAGAAAACAcactaaaaatgtatttatttattttggagcCGAAAGAGAAATTATAAAGTTGAAGGAGGAGAGCACTTACTATTCCTGGAAGATCTATAGATGTTGACTGcagcaataacaacaataaccaacaaCACCATGGCCAACACAATGAGAATAGGAGCATGCCAGGGCAGGTTTCTAAAATTGAAAATAACATAAAATCATGGTCAAAGAATGGTAACAAAAAGAAAAGTTGTAATTTGAGGAAGCAGCATAAGTTAGAAACCGTAACTTGACTCACATGTAAATCCATTTTCATACAGAGGGTGACATCTTGTGGCAAAGCATAGAAGTAATGCAGCAAAAATAGTGAACTTTGAATAGAATTCTATGAGTATCAATCAAAACATACCTGATTTTCTTGTTAGAAGATGTAGATTCGGTAGAAGGACAGCATGTAGGTTGTGCTGTTGTTAGTGAagaagtcagtgtggaagaatgGATTGTGATGTATGGAACTGAGACGGATGGATATGGAGTTGCAGAGCCATATGAGGATGTTGTCAGAGCAGAGTCTACTGTGGCGGAAGGGTTTGTCTTTGAGGCAGAGGTAGCTGTGGAGTCTGTGAATGTCGAGAATGCGGAGTGTAACATGGGCAGCGTTGGAGTAGTCACTGCTTCTGTGGAAGGAAACATGGGTAGGAAGTCAgaaatgaaacaaaaaataaCCTTATTTTGCTTCTGAAATAATACTGCAAATATCAACTTCAGTGTTAGTGTTTTCAGTATAACAATGTTCtcattgatgaagaaaaaaagcTTCAACAGAATACTACAGCACAAGCATAAGGTGGTGCAAACAAACTACAGTGTAACAGTGCTTCACTCTACCAGCATCAACTGACCTGCAGTGTTCCTGTGTGCTGTAGATCTCTGAGTGACATTGATATGAACTGCAGCCTGTAGGTCTCCAACAGAGCACCAATACCAGCCTGCATCTTTCTTCTCTAGTTCTTTCATTGTCACATTGAACACTCCCCTCTTGCCATCACTGATCACAACAGATGCATTCTGGCtagtatctgtctgtgtctgacagGAATGCCGGTCCCCACTCCTGCACCACTTCTTCTCTTTGCCTCTGAGTGTGTCACTGTAGAGACACTGTACACTGACACTGCCCCCCTCCTCAACAGATACCAGCTCATCAACCACTGACAGATCAGGAGAGCCTGATGGAAAAGATGTGCAATATTATTACTGATGTAATATGCTACCTTTCCCCAGACTTTTTTACAGAAATTATGCAATGCAAAAAGTAGTGTAAGGTAAAAAATGTACATTCAAGTGGAGCTTACCTTGGGTGACTGTGAGCTCCACGGAAACTTTAACATCCGGCTTGCCTATCGCGCCCACTTTCAGAGCACACCAGTACCTGTTGGTGTCAGTCTCCTGTAGGTTATTCATGGTCACAGTGAAGACCAGCTCCTCTGGAATGTCTGTGATTGACATGCCTCCTCTGCTCCGCCTTGGGTCGGTGCTTGCCATCACTGTACATAAGGCCCAGGTTCTGCCCTTACACCAGTATTTGACATGGTCTCTGAACATGCGGTGGTAGTGGCAGGGGATCGTGATGGCGCCGCCACTCTTTGCAGTACTTTTTGTCACCGTCCACAGGCTGTTGCAACCTGTGTTGAATGAATAGATAGTAGACTGCTCAGTACCATCCATTTCAAATATATTTGTGAAAGCTGTATTAGAATAAGCTGGATAATGGTTTGTTCTGTCTATTGAAAAGCTAAAATATCAAATATTTGTTTGTATCTCTAAAAACATGATTTATGAGTATAATACAATTTTTACTCAAAAGAAAAGGGGGATATCGGGTGGACAGTGAGGTATGAAGACACCACAGGCCAATAAAACATTGCACAACAATTTCCTTTTTCTTCACAGTATGCTAATACTGCTTCCTCTAATATAAGAGAACAGTATTGAATGTAGCACCTATTTCTAAAACATAGATTATTTTTCACTATGTGTCGGCCTATATTTTGTTGTTTAGGGAATGCAATATTTAGAAATTACCAAGGCAATTCTTTAAGGGCTTTTCATGCAATTACCACACCCAAGACTTAAAAACACTTTAGAATCTGATTAACTATCAAAAGTTAGAGACCCCCAAGACATCCATCAACATACTCATATTCATTGTAAATGAGAGGCTCACCTGGTGGTCCATGGACAAAGACAAGGATGAGAAGATAAAGGGGAACCATGTGTACTTATTTGTTCTAATTGTGTCAATATCAATGTTAGTCTTCTCTCTCCTTAGTCAAATAGACGTGTACAGCATGTCAAAGTAATATGTAAATGTGTGAGCTGGTGCAATCCGCATCAGTGTGTCTGCTCACAGTGTCTCCTAGTAAATCAATCTGAACATATCAGTGGGTATGATTGCATTTGCAAGAACATTGACTCTCACTTCCTAATCAGTGCGTCAGACACACAATGAAACTTCCTATGAGTAACAGGTCTGTGCGTTATAGTAACCCGTTACTGTGCAACACTGTACTGGAATGTCTACATGTGTTCATAAGTGTTGCAACTTACAATTGCCACAGTTTGTTTGGTCAGAATGAGGTTAGAAGATTATCAAGTTAGTCAATGGACAACCACCAATGGAAGTCTGTCTAAATCACATCACAATGAAAAATAATTTCATTTTAGTGTATTGGGAACTGAATTAGATGATTTCACTTAATGATGATCCAATTCATACCACTCTAATATAAGTAATGTTGTGTTATTACAATTAATTATAATTCATAATAAGTTGTTTATTCACCTACTACTCACATTCATCATCATATCTGTACTTCTACAGATGGAGGTTCATTACAACTTTACTCTAATGTTGATTTTCTAAGTTTCATTCCTGGTTGAACCTTTTCCCACAGTTAGAGCGGACTAGTGTTTTGGTTCCACTGTGACTGAGGAGATGGGTTTTCAGGTGAGCCGCTCTGAAGAAACTCTTGTCACACTGACAGCATTGACACGTATTCTTCCTTGTGTGGCTCTGCTGGTGGCGTTTAAAATTTCCCCTTTGACATTTTCTGTGCTGGAGGTGTCTCCCTGTTGCAACTTGTATGAAAGAAGATTGATTTTGATAGACTTTAGGTGCGACTGCTCTTCCCTTTTATTCACCTTGAAATCCCCATTATAGATGGCGATGAGGATGGGATGCTAAGGTTTTCACCAGTGCTCGGTGCTCGGCAACGCTTCAGAATTAGCTTTCTGGAGGTGAGTCAAACGTGTTCTCCTCTTTTGTGGAGCATTCCGTGCATGATTTCTCTCACTGAGAGGTTGTCTTCCcttggtacagtgccttcagagagtattcatatcccttgacttttttttcCTCACGcgtctacgcacaataccccataatgacatagtgaaaacatgttttttgaaaaatgttaATCGTGTGAATAACCATCTACATACATAttaacacccctgagtcaatacttttgagaagcacctttggcagcaattacagctgtgagtctttctgggtaagaaaGACTAAGAGCTTCCactcctggattgtgcaacattttcccattattgTTTTCAAAAATGTTCAAGCACTGTCAAATTGGTCGTTGATCAtttctagacaaccattttcaggtcttgccatagatgttcaagtagattaagtcaaaactgtaactcggggcctcccgagtggcacaacggtctaaggcactgcatcacagtgctatctgtgccactagagattctgggttcgagtccaggagacccatggggcggcgcacaattggtccagcgtcatccgggttagaggagggctTGTCCttagaatacttattgactcaagacattacaGCATTTAACTTCTAAaaaatgtgagaaaaaaaaaatctaatttaacattattgtgtattgtgtgtatttaacattattgtgtattgtgtgtattgagcCAGTGACCAGCAATCTAAATTTGATCAATTTTAagttcaggctgtaatacaacaaaatatggaaaaagtcaaggggtgtgaatactttctgaaggcactgtacactacattaccaaaaatatgtggacacctgctcattaaacatatcattccaaaatcatgggcattaatatggagttggtcccccctttgctgctataacagcctccactcttctgggaacactttccactagatgttggaacattgctgcttccattcagccacaagagcattagtgaggtcgggcactgatgttaggccTGGCCGACGTAACAtaaagctcccgactaacagttattctgctgacattgcttccagaggcagtttggaactcggtagtgagtgttgcaaccgagaacagatacatttttacatgctacgcgcttcagcactctgcggtcccgttctgtgagcttgtgtggcctaacacctcgaggctgagccattgttgctcctagacatttccacttcacaataacagcccttaaagttgaccggggcagctctagctgggcagaaatttgacgaactgacttgttggaaaggtggcacattgaaagtcactgagctcttcaataaggccattctgctgccaatgtttgactatggagattgcatggctgtgtgctcgattttatacacttgtcagcaacgtgtgtaactgaaatagccaaatccactaatttgaaggggtttccacatacactatatatacaaaagtatttaGATTTTGGTATAAAGAGCCTCGTTGTATCATCAAGTAATAATATTGGTCTTATTGTAGTCAACTTGGTTAAAAATGTATACCAGTATCAGACACCAATGGACTTTCTGTACCGTGGCAGTCTGAACAAAGTCAGGAATTCTGTAAGTACAAGGTCAGCAGAGTGGAAAACCAAATCAgctgtgtgtggtttgtgtggtgGAGCAGCAAAACTAAATCTTGAAAACTCAAGTGACATCTGCCTTGGCGGTGTTGGCCTGGTGGAAAAGTAACCAATCGGTTTACTGACCACACAATTGCTAGAGCTCTCCGGGACCAGCGATTAGCAACCACCGGCTGATCTCCTTTGTGACACTGCTATACCAAAAAAAATGTGTTACTGTGTGTATTTTGTGTAGCAGGGTAGTGAAATCTTGTTCAGATTAGTTTTAAAAAGTCAGCCATAAAGAGCCTGTGTTCAGTGTCACATTGTTGGTTCAGTTTAGTGACTAAGGTTGAGAAGCCCTGGGGGTGGCACGACCACTCGATCTGGTTCTGTGAAACCAGACAAGGGGGGGAGCACCGTTCAAGGTAGAATTGTGATTACTTCACTTCAACAAGCTGTATACATCTCTAGGAGGTGCAATCTGCTGGGTTCTCTAATCTCAAAACTGATGGTCACAATTGTGAATTCTGTGAGTTCCGCTgtcagggaccagggtttagcaACCCCCGGTCTCCTTTTTGATActgctttgcaacgcttgcagttagccactgattccttccaaaccaatcattgttgaatttgcgacttccaacttgttgtgtcatgtttatgtccaatggccgatgagcaccaatacgttttatctataatttctcttcatatgacaaggatttgccagtagattttcaacttgattcatgatgacttcttgtctagcttgctaggtaagattttgaaagtataatGTTGACATGATCAATCCAATCAAAGCttcggtagatataacgtgatttgacgtcattttatttAACTTCTTGGATGGggacttctaatgtaaatctatggcagcacccaaggagcTTGAATTTccgagctctccctgtagattttgtgGTGACGTAGTgaccccatgagtgacagaacactgagccaatcacagcacaAGTAGAGGACATTACCAACCCCTAAGCTCTGTAATTtacgctggctgccccaccaccaccgaaagcactgagctaggctgaaacacctgcattttggcgctgccttactcaagaaagcaaaaaagatgtttgtatgcggctttattaacttaaTGTTGTTCTTTTACATTGTTTGcgaactgatatgtgacacgtattaatgccaaaataacatgcaaaacccgtcaacaacaaaaaatatatatatatattcgtaTTTTTTTGCTAAACAGGTAGGCTCTACCCCACatgccctgaatgatgggttgCCACTGGTCTACTTTTGGAACTATGGTTCTATATTTGTGACTTGCCTTTCACCATCCCCTGTTAGATGTCTGCTTCTTTTGTCATAGTAGAACAAAGTTACAAAAACATGGAGGTATGTGAAGGGCCAGACGTGTGAATGGCTGGAGCTTTTGGTCAAAATATAAGATTAGGCTGAGAAGGCAGCCGTGTTGATATGTGACATTTCTCTGACAGGACAATAAATActcttgtcttttttttttagaaaaaaaaagtatgtgaagCCCTTGAGTTGCCTGACAAATTTCATGACTGTGATTGAGTAGTTCAAGTGATAGTTACTACGTTTTTAATTTGGTGAACATTGATATAAGACTGATGTATTTTATAGTTAcatattaataaaaaaataacagacATTTATAATATAGCAAATAAAGAATATCCAACAGAGATTGGTAATTCTACAGTAAAACTTAAGACTAAAATACAAACTATTCCTTCCAATAATGAGAAAGTAAAGGGTGCTGTGTCCTCCCTGTGAACAAAAGTGTTtcatttttaaaaacctgttggGAGCCACACTTGGGGCTCCAGGTTAGAGTAAATGAAAATAGGAGTATGTGTAATTTGAGACACTTATTGGATAATCCTGGAGTATGGAATGTTTTACTTTTAGGTGGACA
Encoded here:
- the LOC139407639 gene encoding polymeric immunoglobulin receptor-like isoform X2; its protein translation is MVPLYLLILVFVHGPPGCNSLWTVTKSTAKSGGAITIPCHYHRMFRDHVKYWCKGRTWALCTVMASTDPRRSRGGMSITDIPEELVFTVTMNNLQETDTNRYWCALKVGAIGKPDVKVSVELTVTQGSPDLSVVDELVSVEEGGSVSVQCLYSDTLRGKEKKWCRSGDRHSCQTQTDTSQNASVVISDGKRGVFNVTMKELEKKDAGWYWCSVGDLQAAVHINVTQRSTAHRNTAAVTTPTLPMLHSAFSTFTDSTATSASKTNPSATVDSALTTSSYGSATPYPSVSVPYITIHSSTLTSSLTTAQPTCCPSTESTSSNKKIRNLPWHAPILIVLAMVLLVIVVIAAVNIYRSSRNNIRLVEGEMTELVINQDQ
- the LOC139407639 gene encoding polymeric immunoglobulin receptor-like isoform X1: MVPLYLLILVFVHGPPGCNSLWTVTKSTAKSGGAITIPCHYHRMFRDHVKYWCKGRTWALCTVMASTDPRRSRGGMSITDIPEELVFTVTMNNLQETDTNRYWCALKVGAIGKPDVKVSVELTVTQGSPDLSVVDELVSVEEGGSVSVQCLYSDTLRGKEKKWCRSGDRHSCQTQTDTSQNASVVISDGKRGVFNVTMKELEKKDAGWYWCSVGDLQAAVHINVTQRSTAHRNTAEAVTTPTLPMLHSAFSTFTDSTATSASKTNPSATVDSALTTSSYGSATPYPSVSVPYITIHSSTLTSSLTTAQPTCCPSTESTSSNKKIRNLPWHAPILIVLAMVLLVIVVIAAVNIYRSSRNNIRLVEGEMTELVINQDQ